The segment TTTAATCTCCATACATGTTAACTCAACAATTATACTAGAAATTTTCCAAAAGAGAAGTTtctcatatgtataaatataaaaatatttattttgagtctTTTGAAACAATAATTAGGAAGcagtaaaaatattcaaaaatatatgaaaagctGCACCATGATAAGAAAGCAGTATCAAAAACAATCAGAGCTGATTATATACTAATTAAGTATATAATgtgattacattttaatataaattgttatataagaaataagcttatatgaatgtgtgtatctTATATGTTGCATGTATAGCTAGAGTTTAATCTCTCATAGCTACAAATACTCCATGTTATACATGTTACATATagcatatatgtaatatacatttgACACCTATCTATATGTAGATTTGTAAAACTATATAATTTTTTGTGAAAATAATACTAATAGAAATATGTTCTCAAATAAATACGGATATGCCTTTCATCTATATATTTTCAcatacttttccattttttttttatatatagtgtCTGAGTTTTCTGTGAAGGGACCAGCCGAACCTGTTATGGTCCTGCTAGGGATGGATGCTACTCTGCCATGTCAGCTGTCTCCTGAGCAGAGTGCAGCCCATATGCACATCTGGTGGTACCGATCTGAGCTCTCCTCCACAGTACTTGTGTACCAGAATGGACAGGAACAAGATGGAGAGCAAATGCTGGAGTATCGTGGCAGGACAGAGTTACTGGGGGACTCTATAGACAAGGGGTCTGTGGCTCTGCGTATCCAACATGTCCGTGTCTCTGATGATGGTCAATATCGGTGTCATTTTAAGGATGGGCACATCTCCCATGAGACCACTGTGGAGCTGAATGTTGTAGGTATTGTATCTGAAGATATTTCAGTATCCTCAAAACCCTGGAATTAATTTATATACTAATATCctcaaagagaaaaaggaaatacaCTCCTTTTAGTAACTTTAATTGAATAATGCCAAATCTTTTGTATTACAACTTAATCTTGCTACAAAGAGATTACAttgatttaaaaactgaatcccAGGATGGTTGAGGGGGAaacatagtacagaggttaggtgtttgtcttgcatgcagtcaattctaatttgatccctgacatcacattttagggatgatccctaagcacagatccaggagcatcCCTGAGTACCCTCCTCCCCTGGAGACAGCAACAATGACAATTGATTCACGGTTCAACCTCTTACTAGCTGGGAGTGATTGCTTGACTTCTGAACTTCAGCTTACTCATCAATCTAGTGAAGAACCTTTAACTTAAGTCTTAGAGAAAGCCACAGGGTGCAGACACATGTCATCTCTCCTCAGGTTTGGGTTCTGCTCCTCGTGTACACATGGCAGGACCAGAAGATGGTGGGATCCGGATATTGTGCTCCTCAGGCGGTTGGTTCCCAAAACCCAGATTGCAGTGGAGTGACCAAACCGGAGTGAAGCTTACAGCCCTCTCTGAGACTCTGACCCAAGATGGAGATGGACTCTTCCACGTGGAGGCATCTCTTGTGGTCACAGACAGGACTCTGGGCAATGTGACCTGCTCCATCCAGAATCCCATCTCCCGTCAGGAAAAAGTGTCAGTTATTTTCCTCCCAGGTCAGTGAACATGTACCTTAAGACAGGGCTGAGGGTATGGTAAGGGCATGGAAGTGGATGTGTAGAGTGAGGGTTGCCTTGGAGAGTGATCAGAACTTCCTCCAGCCCAGTCCTCACTCTGTCtcaatgcatgtgtgtgtcagaGCCCTTCTTCCCCAGGGTGTCTCCATGGAAAGCGGCTCTGGCAGGGACAGTCCCTGTGCTGATGATCCTCCTCACCGGAATCAGCTACACTGGCTGGAAAGAGCATCAAGCCAAGGACAGAGAAGTTAAAAAACGGAAATACGAATCTGAGGAAagagataaagtgaaaaaagaaaaggaagaggcacTTAAAGTCGAAGGTAAATTGAGGCAGCAGTGCAAATCAGTGATTAAGGAAAAACTGAGAATATAGCTGTAGGTTGGATGAGGTAAAAGGTTGCTGAACTTCCTAGAAAAGCACAAAATTCCAAGAATTCCACAGATTTGAGAGATCCACGTAAAGAACTAAAACCATGTAGAAAAATTAGGGAACTGTGAATAGTGGTGAGGAAGCTTATGGAATGTGGCTCTTCCGACTCGTCAGGGTCCTTCCAGAACTCTGGCACCCACCTTTGTTGCTGTTTATTCTTGGACAAATGGCAGGTTCCATTTTTTCTTCCTATGTACACTTTAATAATAGCTTCAAAACATCTAAGAATTCTTAAACTCTTTTGAAGCAAAAATACCTTTCTCTAACCCCATGACATTTTCCAGTAACTTCTtagtcattttatcattttagatTTGACATACTTTGGTtaatctttccatttatttaactATGGGGACCATCATAACCTTAAAGAtacatttaattcttttaattaccTTCTAAACTAAAGTGCATCTAAAAtccaattttgtaattttatatctTCTCTTTCAGCAAACCTCAAGGCAGAACTTGGTGAGTCGTCTCTCATTCCCTGTGAGGATGCTCTCCTTTGATATCTGTTCTGAGTATCACAGCTGAATGTTGTTTCTTTCAGAAAAACGAAAGAAGTTATATGATGCAGGTAAAGAATCTTGGGGTTTCACATGCCACCTGATGTCTTTAATTCCAACATTTCCCTAATTCCCTCTCCTTAAAATAAAGGACAACAGATTTAATGatgatttcttaaaagaaaaataagagaatagagGAGGATTGTTAGGCTCAGATTCATATCTCATCTTGTCTGACCTATATTTGTTGTTTTAGATTGGAAGAAAGCCCTGCTATATCCTGGTAAGTaatattttctctctgtctttaggatttctgtgtaactgtgatattttgagaaaaataaccaGAAACACTCATATGAACACCATATGTCCACTCACAAATTCTAAGATTTGTTTTGCAtcaattttttgtattttgtatgtgGAGAAACAGTTAATAGCTTGCTTTTCAGGCCTTAAggtgaaaggagaaaaacacagaTTATTGGAAAATTCCATAGCATATTTAGAATAGTACTCAACATAAATTATTATCCCATTTATTACAACAAAGGGAGAAAATTCACAGTGATTTTGATGACATTTGAGAAGATATAGCATTTTGTTAatgcataattttaatatttcaaggaaaaattaaaaggcataaaTTGTATTGCATTTTATATGTGGGATATTAAGTATACTCTCTGTGATTAAAGGGATTATGATTGGTTTATgtcttaaaaagtttaaaaaataatcttcaaaaATACTCTAACATAATTTGTAAAGATAAAACTATTTAGGAGTAGTTAAAACAACTCAAAAGACTGAAACACAGGCTTTTCATGCAGAGGCTCTAGAATTTGAGTATATACTACTTCCAGCATTGCTTGGTGCAGGCCTAATAATCCCCAACCTTACTAGACTAGAATGGCATTGCATTGCTGAGTTCACACACTCAAATCTTTGACCTGCATAGCCTGGTCAAGTGACGCTTGGTCTGCGACTTAGAGATACCTCTCAAAAAATTACTAAGCTAGTAGTAGAGGTAATTgatcatttttgtattttgtagtaTCTGAATCAGTGTGACTTAGAAGTGTGTGCAATCGTATTTGTGTGTTAAATCTTATAAACATATTATGTCATTTCCTaaacatatatatgataaatgtTTATATCCCATTCATTGTTTTATATGTTGGGAACAAAAAgaggtattaatttttttcctatggaGAAAGCACAGGATGATCCAGGAAATTAACACCTATTGATTACTTGATTGCTTGTTAAGAGGTAGACTAAGGAGTTCTTTCAAGAGTAAAGTTACTTACCatatatcttctttctttctttttttctttaactttcattcccttccttccttccttcccttctttcttcctctttctttctttctctctctttctttctttctcttctttctttctttctctctttctttctttctctctctctttctttctctcttatctttctctctttctttctttctttctttctttctttctttctttctttctttctttctttctttctttctttctttctttctttctttctttctcctttcgtctttctttctttctttctttctttctttctttctttctttctttctttctttctttctttctttctttctttctttctttctttctttctttctttctttctttcttctttctctctctctctttctctctctctttctctctctctctctttctttccctccctccttgcccccctcccttcttccctcctttctcccttccttccttccttccttcccttctttcttcctctttctttctttctttctttctttctttctttctttcttttctttctttctttctttctttctttctttctttctttcttctttctttttctctctctctctttctctctctctctctctttctttccctccctccttgcccccctcccttcttccctcctttctcccttccttccttccttcccttctttcttcctctctctttctttctttctttctttctttctttctttctttctttctttctttctttctttctttctttctttctttctttctttctttctttctccctttctttctctctttctttctctctttctttctctctctctctctttctttctttctttctttctttctttctttctttctttctttctttctttctttctttctttctttctttcttctctctctctctttctttctttctttctttctttctttctttctttctttctttctttctttctttctttctttctttctttctttctttctttcttcttccttcccttaaataaaaagtataatctTTAAACAGAAGTACAAATTTTATCATAAAAGAAGTGACTAAAAGCACAAATAGATAAAGTT is part of the Sorex araneus isolate mSorAra2 chromosome 2, mSorAra2.pri, whole genome shotgun sequence genome and harbors:
- the LOC101542074 gene encoding butyrophilin-like protein 1 produces the protein MTMFPAAEATPTTVKATPPYDPEERRTLAMYRHVCWSGGHVKANSRNESEAASQAWTLRPSMGPQNIPGGSQVESIIFFQTNDVLEVCHFQSSDTFWMMITEQSVSEFSVKGPAEPVMVLLGMDATLPCQLSPEQSAAHMHIWWYRSELSSTVLVYQNGQEQDGEQMLEYRGRTELLGDSIDKGSVALRIQHVRVSDDGQYRCHFKDGHISHETTVELNVVGLGSAPRVHMAGPEDGGIRILCSSGGWFPKPRLQWSDQTGVKLTALSETLTQDGDGLFHVEASLVVTDRTLGNVTCSIQNPISRQEKVSVIFLPEPFFPRVSPWKAALAGTVPVLMILLTGISYTGWKEHQAKDREVKKRKYESEERDKVKKEKEEALKVEANLKAELEKRKKLYDADWKKALLYPDWRKEHFMVANVTLKQEDFNQNNSDPDKKDNLKELTQDQHLKNEEGDDNFITLNQNYFTSGRYYWEVDVEDIEEWSLGIYEKDLKNDESPQYSSEKKLRVLEKKGCKYRALTYGSYGFQENLSEKCLQIEKCPQKIVVFLDYEDSDVSFYNLTDGSHIHTFNQPSFTGSLCPYFKPKSMDSSP